In the genome of Lactobacillus intestinalis, the window AGTTTCTGGCATGTTACCAAGAGCGATTTCATCGGGCTTTTCATCCCACTTAAGTGACAAGGTAAAGGTAGCCTTAGCTTCAGGTTCATCCACACATGGGAAAGCTTGACGAGCAAAAGTAGTTTCAAATTGAGTACCAATAATTTGTTTCTTTTCGCCGTTAAGTTCGTAATATGAAGGATAAATACCCATCATGGAATCAGTTAAAGGTGCACTATAATCAATTGCGATTGTTGTTTCACCAGTTCTGCCCAAATCGATCTTAATTGCTTCATCTTTATCATTTACTGTGAAATCCACATCCTTGCCGTCGGCACGAACTGCAGAAATCTTCATATACTTTTGATTGATGAAAATTGTGTCATCTTGCGCTTCACCAGTAATGGTTGAAGTACCACTGATTGTTTTATCTGCCCGGTTGACATCAATGAAAAGATCATAATGTTCTGGGTGGAAAGTTTCGTAAAAACGTTTTACTGCCATTAAAATACCTCCTATTATACGGAACTAATTTATTCAATTTTATCAAAAAAGGGGAAGTGTTACATTAAAAAGGCGATTTTTGAGGGATTGTAAGAGTTGCGTGGTCGTTTTGTAACATTGCTGTCATATTTGACCTGTACTATAAAAGCATAGTCATTAAGAATTAATTAAGTTTATAGGGAATGAATAAATTACATGAAAAACGTTAAATCTACTTTAGTAAAATTATTTGCAGCTTTAGCACTTGTCTTAGCAACTGTTGTTACAGTTCAAGCTTTCAATGCTAACACTTCAACTTCTCAAACAGCTCAAGCTGCCATCAAGTTATCAAAGAAGGAAAAGGCTGCTAAGCACTGGATCGCAATGCGTGAATCTGGCGGTAGCTACACTGCTAGAAATGGTGTTTGTTACGGTAGATATCAATTAAACATTGGTTACCTTCACGGTGACTACTCAAAGAAGAATCAAGAAAGAACTGCTGATAACTATGTTTACGGTCGTTATGGTTCATGGGTAAATGCTAAAAAGTTTTGGTTAACTCATCACTGGTATTAATGCATTATTTATTCCCATTTAAAAAACAGTCTAGTCAAATTGACTAGGCTGTTTTTCTTTATTCAAAATTATCTTTTTTAATGAAGCGATATGTCGCAATAACTAAAACGATCAAACTACATGCAATCGCTACATAGGCCATTGGTCCCACTGTAATGGCACTATTTGCCGCTTGAGCATCCATCTGATTTTCAACGGCATACCCAACAATCCATCGACGCATGACTATCGGCGTCAAAATGAAACTGATTGTAGAAATAATGGCTGCTACCAAACTAGCATTGCGTGAATAGGGCTCTTTGAAAAATTGAGCCAATACACAAAAGGCTGGCGCAATCATTAATAGTAAAACCCACATCACGATCCATCTACCTGATGGCGAATTCATCATTTGCGCACTATTTGTCGCATAGCGATATGAACTCCAGAGTTGTCCTCCACTAAAAGTATTCAACAGGTTCAAAAAATAGGTCCCTTGTTGACCATAACTTCCTCCTCGATTAGAAAGAATATTAGTAATCACATTAAAACTATCTGTTGAGCCAGCAGAAGAAAAGTTTACAGAAACAACCTGCTTCATATAGGTAGCTAAAAACATCAAAATTGAACATCCAAACTGAATAGCCCTAAGCATGCTCAATTTTCGAGACGCCTTCATCTTAAATTCTAAACTCAAGACTTGATTAGGATGGTGACTGTGCCCAATCACAAAGATCCCAATTCCAACGATGGCCATTAAAATTAAAAGTCCCCACCAGAGTTTAGCCATAATCAAAAAGATCGCCACTACGATTACAGCAACTGAAATATAGGGCCGATCCGCAAAGATATTCCAAAAGTTCAGCTTTAAATGTTGCTCATTTGCTTGCGTCGCCGAACTAGTATCAATAGAAATATTGTTGGTACTTAGCCCTCTTGATTTTCGAAACTGATTGATATTTTTAGATTTTGCATTTTCATATTTAGTTTTTGATTGCATCGCACTTTGAGAGTTATGGTTATGCTTCATGCGATACTCGCGTCGTGACATATGTGCCATGTGACACACTCCCTTCTTGCTCTACTATCCTACCATGTTTTGAAATAATCTTGTGCACTTTCTCACTTTTCTTGAAAAATTTTTAGAAATTCTGTGTGCTACAATAGGATTCAAACACTGATTTCAATTTAAAGGAAATGATTTTTTGCAAAAGGATAAAACAAATTTACCAAAAGGTTGGCACAAAGCGTTCTACACACTTTGGTTAGGCTGTTTTATTACTGGAATGGGATATTCGATGACGATGCCATTTATTTCATTGTTTATCTCAGATTTAGGAAATTATAGCAAACTGCAAATCAACCTCTATTCAGGATTGGCATTTGCGATGACTTTTATTGCCCAGGCAATAGTTTCACCATATTGGGGAAATTTAGCCGATAGAAAAGGTCGCAAACTCATGTGTATGCGAGCTTCCGGTGTTATGGCGCTAACGATTACTTTGACTGGACTAGCACCAAATGCCATTTATATCGTGGTTATGCGTTTTATTCAGGGTGCTTTTTCGGGATATATCAATAACGCTACTGCATTAATGGCTGGAGAAACTCCCCATGAGCGCAGCGGATGGGTAATGAGTCAGATGATGACCGCCGGAACTGCCGGCAACTTGGTAGGACCATTACTTGGTGGTGCGCTCTCTAGTTTCTTTGGCAATTTATTCGGTGGCGCATGGGGATACCGAATTCCATTCTTTATTACTGGGGTTTTAATGTTTTTAGTCTTTTTAGGCACGACATTCTTTGTTCATGAAGACTTCACGCCAATTTCTCGCGAAAAGATGAAACCAATGAAAGAAATCATGAAAAGTTTGCCAAGTGTAAAATTGATCGTAGTTATGTTCATCACTACTATGCTTGTGCAATCTTCAACCATGTCAATCGACCCAATTGTTTCATTATATGTAAAATCGATGATGCCTCATAGTAGAGATGTCGCTTTAGTGGCTGGTATCGTAGCTGCAACACCGGGGCTGGGAACTTTGATCGCTGCTTCAAAAATTGGTCATAAAATGGATGAAATTGGACCACTTAAGGTATTGAGAATCGGTTTGATCGTTGGCTTCGTGCTCTTTATCCCGATGGCTTTGACTAATAATCCTTGGGTCTTGGCAGGATTAAGATTCTTATTGGGAATTGCCAGTGCGGGGATGCTGCCAGCTGCGCAGACTGTGCTCACTTTAAGCACACCAAGTGAAAGTTTCGGCCGAATTTTCTCATATAACCAGTCTTTCCAAGCAATTGGGGCAGTCTTGGGATCTTTGATGGGATCAACCATTTCAGGGTTATCAAGCTACTCTACCGTCTTCTGGGTAACCGGCTTTACTTTATTGCTTAACTTCCTGCTTGTCCTCATTTTTGCTTGGGGCAAAAGTTATCAAGAATAAAAAACATCCCTTAAAAAATAGGGATGTTTTTTACTACCGTTGCTTATTAAACCAAAGATTATAATTCTTAATTTGTGAACTCACCAAATCTACACTTACTAAATCCTGATACTCAAATTCACTTTCATTACCTAATTGATAATTATCAAAATTTTGAATTTTGAAATTCCTATTATTTGCTTTTTTTAATATTCCTACATTTTGATTATCAAAATAATAACCGTTAACTGAAAAAACTTGATTTATTTGCATTCCTTTAATAATTGTTGAAAAATCCAAAATTTCTACAGTAGTACTCAGAAGCTGATATAGATCAAAATATCCATTTTTCTTACTTTCATAAACAATGAAATTTTCATATTTCAAATTTTGACTATTAATTTGACGAATAAACCGCTTCTCTATTACGGTAAGTGAATCTAAAATTCCTAATCCATCAATTGCTCCTAATAATATTTTCTCGTTATTTTCTTGAATAATTTCTCCAATTATCAAATTTTCTCGGGTATCATCATAATAATCCAAATAAATATTTACCAAATTTTGATGATACAAAAAGTTATTTGTTTCTTCATTCCATTTTTTTGCCAAGTAATTTGGAAATTCCGTTACCGAGATAGATACAATATTTTTGATAGGAAGTGTAATCGCTTGCTTTTCTAGTTTCAAATATGATAATTCCTGCATTCTTAAATCAGTAGGAGTTACGTAAATTATTTTTCCCGAATAATACTCACCATTAGTTAATTCCAAGCTAACATAAATTTCTTTTTCAAGAATAATCTGAAATAATTCGTTAATCAAATCCCATCTCCAAGAGAAAAATTCAGAATTAAGATCAGTTTGAGGAAGTAAAGTTTTTAGTGCATTCGCTTTATCTAAAGCATTGTAATAATTTATGGACGCTCCTGTAGAGAGAATTTGAATACAGTCTCTTCTAAAAATATGAATTCCACTAAAGCGATCGTTTTCATCAATTGCTTTAATACACAACCAATTTTCTTTCTCGCTAACGATTTCCCCAATGTAGTACACATCTTGACCTGAAACAGTAATAATATGTAAAGTTGTCACTTCTTAAGTCACCTCACTATTGGCAATTATTATAATTTAATCAATCAAAAATCCACAACTACTAATTCAAATAGTTGTGGATTTTTCTATGCATTCAATTTTCGATAAAGATCATACATCCCTTGATCAAAAGCACACATAGTCACTTCCA includes:
- a CDS encoding MFS transporter: MQKDKTNLPKGWHKAFYTLWLGCFITGMGYSMTMPFISLFISDLGNYSKLQINLYSGLAFAMTFIAQAIVSPYWGNLADRKGRKLMCMRASGVMALTITLTGLAPNAIYIVVMRFIQGAFSGYINNATALMAGETPHERSGWVMSQMMTAGTAGNLVGPLLGGALSSFFGNLFGGAWGYRIPFFITGVLMFLVFLGTTFFVHEDFTPISREKMKPMKEIMKSLPSVKLIVVMFITTMLVQSSTMSIDPIVSLYVKSMMPHSRDVALVAGIVAATPGLGTLIAASKIGHKMDEIGPLKVLRIGLIVGFVLFIPMALTNNPWVLAGLRFLLGIASAGMLPAAQTVLTLSTPSESFGRIFSYNQSFQAIGAVLGSLMGSTISGLSSYSTVFWVTGFTLLLNFLLVLIFAWGKSYQE
- a CDS encoding cytochrome C5 — translated: MAHMSRREYRMKHNHNSQSAMQSKTKYENAKSKNINQFRKSRGLSTNNISIDTSSATQANEQHLKLNFWNIFADRPYISVAVIVVAIFLIMAKLWWGLLILMAIVGIGIFVIGHSHHPNQVLSLEFKMKASRKLSMLRAIQFGCSILMFLATYMKQVVSVNFSSAGSTDSFNVITNILSNRGGSYGQQGTYFLNLLNTFSGGQLWSSYRYATNSAQMMNSPSGRWIVMWVLLLMIAPAFCVLAQFFKEPYSRNASLVAAIISTISFILTPIVMRRWIVGYAVENQMDAQAANSAITVGPMAYVAIACSLIVLVIATYRFIKKDNFE